A stretch of the Xyrauchen texanus isolate HMW12.3.18 chromosome 20, RBS_HiC_50CHRs, whole genome shotgun sequence genome encodes the following:
- the LOC127661093 gene encoding splicing factor 3B subunit 5 produces MTDRYNIHSQLEHLQSKYIGTGHADTSKWEWLVNQHRDSYCSYMGHFDLLNYFAIAENESKARVRFNLMEKMLQPCGPPADKPEDA; encoded by the coding sequence ATGACAGACCGTTATAACATCCACAGTCAGCTGGAGCATCTGCAGTCCAAGTACATTGGCACGGGCCACGCAGACACCAGCAAATGGGAATGGCTGGTTAACCAGCACAGAGACTCTTATTGCTCCTACATGGGCCATTTCGACCTGCTTAATTACTTTGCCATTGCTGAGAACGAGAGCAAGGCTCGGGTTCGCTTTAACTTGATGGAGAAGATGCTGCAGCCATGTGGCCCGCCCGCTGACAAACCTGAAGATGCTTAG